The genomic stretch ATCGGGATGAAGTAGGTGAGCGCCGCGTTATTTACGAGTACATCGATCGGCCCGAACGCCTTCCGCGCCTCCTCCACCGCCCGGACGCACTGCTCGTACTCCGAAATGTCGGCGGCGATCGGGATTGCCTCGCCGCCCGCTTTCCGGATCGTCTCGACCGTGTGCTCGAGCGAGCCCTCCAGCGGGTGGTCGCCCTCCCGCAGCGTGCGCGCCACGCAGGCCACGCGCCCACCCTCTTCCGCGAACAGGCGCGCAATCTCCGCGCCGATGCCCCGGCTTGCGCCGGTCACAATCACCGTCTTGCCATCCAGCCTGCCCAATGCGGGTCCCTCCCTGACGTCAACGTAAGCGTCGGGATTGTAGCCGAACAGCCCTCGGTCCGCGCGCAACGAAAACGCCCGCCGTCAGGCGGGCGTCGTACGCTCCTCGTGCCCCGGGCAGGCGGTACTCAGGCAGCGTCCTGCGTCGACTGGGCCTTCTGGACGAGGTGCGCCATGCGGCGCTTCAGGCGGTCGGCCTTGCCCACGTGGATGGCGCCCTTCTTCGCCGCGCGGTCCACCGCCGAGTACGCCCGGCTGAGGGCTTCCTTAATCGCCTCGCCGTCGCCGGCCGCGACCGCCTCGCGGAGCTTGCGGATAGCATTGCGGGC from Tepidiforma thermophila encodes the following:
- the rpsT gene encoding 30S ribosomal protein S20 is translated as MAHHKSAIKRWRQSLRERERNRSRRTRARNAIRKLREAVAAGDGEAIKEALSRAYSAVDRAAKKGAIHVGKADRLKRRMAHLVQKAQSTQDAA